The window AATAGCTTGATCGTCTAATTGTTAATATGCAGCGCCCGCGCTAAGGCTGCTTCCGCCGCTTCCTGCATCCCTTCGGGGTATGAAGGATGGGCCTGGAAGGTCGCGCCAAACTGTTCAATGGATAAATTGTTTTTTATTGCCAGAGTTGCCATCCCGATCAGGGCGGTCGCTTCCGGGCCGATAATGTGAACTCCAAGGATCTTCCCGTTTTTATCGGCGACAAATTTGACGAACCCTTCGATCTCTCCCATTGCCTGGGCGATTCCGAGCGCTCCGAACGGGAATTTGCCGGTCTTGATATGGGGTTGGGTTGCCCGAGCTTCTTTTTCCGTCAAACCAACCCCGGCGATCTCCGGCTGGGTGTAGATGCCGTAGGGGACACAGTCGTAATTGTAGGTTCGGTTCCCTCCGAGGGCGTTCTCGGCGGCGATCATCCCCTGTTCATAGCCGACGTGGGCGAACTGCTTCAGGCTGACCAAATCGCCGACGGCGTAAATGCCGGGGAGACTGGTTTCCATCTTTTCGTTGACCCAGACCCGCTTCCCATCCAGCTTGAGCTTTAAGGTTTCAAGCCCCGCAAGGTTCGGAGTCCGTCCGACGCAGATCAGAGAAACATCGCCGGTCTCTTTCGGGTTGAAGAAAGTCCCCGTTTTGACCTCGACTTTTTTTCGCTTAAGGAGCCGTCTGGTCATGGCGACGATCTCATCGTCAACCCCTGGCAAGATCTCTGGTTGAGCTTCGTAGATGGTGACAGCGGTCCCCAGAGAGCTGTAGATCATGGCGAAATGGAGCCCGATCACCCCGCCGCCTATGATATCGAGCCGGGAGGGAGGGGAGGCGAGGTCCAGCGCTTCGTCACTGCAGATGAACTTTTTGCCGTCATGAGCTACGCCGGGGAGTGTGGCCGGGTGGGAGCCGGTGGCTAGGATTAACTTACAACTAACAACTGACAACTTACTACCGTCTGATTTCTCGACCTCGATTTTATCCGGTCCCAAGACTGTCCCTTTTCCTTTGATCAGCTCGATCCCGTTCTTTTCGATCAGTCCGGCTAATCCCTTTACCAATTTGGCAACGACTTCGTTCTTGCGGGCGACGACTTTAGTGAAATCTATGGAAATGTTTTGGGCGGAGAGTCCGAGGCTCTCGGCCTTCTGCATCCGCTCGTAAAAGTTGGTGCAGGCGATCAGCGCTTTGGTCGGGATGCACCCACGGTTGAGGCAGGTCCCGCCGACCTTCTCCTGCTCAATCAGGCCTACCCTGGCGCCGAGCTGGGCGGCCCGGATCGCGGCGGCGTAACCTCCCGGTCCGCCGCCCAAAATTGCCAGATCGAAGTTATTTGACATATTTCTCCTCATAATAGGTCCGAACCCGGAACTTAGCTTCCAGATTTTCGGCGATCTGTCGGCAAGCTTCAATATCTATTCCAGGCAAAGCAACGACCGAGGCCTCTACTTCCGGGATATATTTTTTTGCTTCTTTAATAAAGTCTAGCACTGCCTCGTAGCTTTTGTCACCCAGAGCGGGGAGGCAGACTTTGTTGTAGAGCCCGGCATTCTGGGCGTTCAGGCTGATCGACAGCGCGTCGACCAAGCCTTTGAGCTCCGGCAGGATATTTTTTCCCCAAAAGAGGTTGGCGGTCCCGTTAGTATCGATCCTGATTAGGGGAGGGGGACCAGGGGCCAGGGACCGGATAGCACTGGCGACCTCTTTGACGACGTCAAGCCGGATCAGTGGCTCGCCGTAGCCGCAAAAGACGATCTGCGGATATCTTTTCGGGTCGCCGATCGCCGCCATGATCTCTTCAACTGACGGCTCTTTTTCCAGCCAGAGCTCGTATTTCTGGTTAAAATCGCGGACCTTGTTCCGGATGCAGAAAGTGCACTCGTTGGTACAGCGGTTGGTGATGTTCAGGTAAAGGTTTTCCCCCACCGGATAAGCGATTGACTGCATGTTTGAATTATAACACAACTGAAATTATCGTTTTATTGTGACGAAAGGGGATTAGCATGAAACATTTATTAATTGATACTCTAAGGTCCAGGTTCTTCCGGCTTCAACGGATCGAAAGAAGGGGAACCGAGAAATACAAGGCGGCGGTCGGGAACATTGTCAGGCGGACCGCTGCCAGGATTACCGACTCTTCCCGGGCAAATCTTGAAGCGTTGGCCAGGGTTAATCCCCAGGAGACCAAAAAAGCGCTGGCTGGTTTGCGCGGCGTTAATTGTGCGATTGAAATGATCGTGGTTCCGGCTAGTTTGTCAAGAGAAGGGCTGAAGTTTTCGATCAACGATGGGGTCGCCCGCCTTAAGAACGACCGTCCGCGCGGCAAAAAAGAAGCTGTTGGTTACCAACCGCAGCCGCTGATGGACTTGATCCCCGCCCTTAATAAAGAGACGAGAGCTTTTACCAGCGACCCGGAATACGGCGGATTGTTCCTTTATAAAGCGATCCTGCGGGTCAGGGTGGAATTGTATAAGGCAGGAGAAACACGTTCCGCCGCCAGGAAACAGGGGTTGCCGCTGGCGGCCGATCCATTTCAAGAAATATGCTCTATGCTTGCTTATTTTATTGACAATTTTCCTTTTAGCGTAGAACGCGACAAAATAAGCCTGCGAAAAACGGTCAATTGTTTGCGGGACAGGGGGAATAATGTTGCGGCTGACGCCGGATTGCAGTATTTAACCCAGCGGCTGGTCAAGCGGCTTGATGAGCAAATGGTTGCCCGATTGCGCCGCGCCCGCCCGGCCCAGGATTGGAAGATATCGCCTTCAAAGACTCGTGACGACAAAGGGTTTTGGATCATTAACCAGGTTGGCTATCGCCAGACCCCGAGCGGGGTTTTACGCCGGGAGTCGATCCCGCACCGGGTCTCGACCGCAAAATTGTTGCGGATGATCGACCATGAGCAGGATAAGGTTGCCCAGGAGTTGGAGGACAACAAGGTTTATCTGGAACGGATCCGGGTGGTTGCGGCAGATCCGCTGGGGAATTGGCCGGAATTACTGGAGCTTTATGATCGCTTCACCTCGTTCTTTGCCTGGCATAAAGACAAAGCGTGCGTCGAACTGGAGGCGGCCCTGCATGTCACCCTGGTCGGTTCCGATCAGGCGGTCTCTCTGGCGCGAAGCTTGCTGGGAGTAGCGGAAGAAACGATCGATCTGCGCCAGCTGGTTTTAACGGCTCAGGCCAGGCGGATCAAAGAGATCAGGCAGGAAGCGGAGAAAAAGATCGTTGGTTATTTAATGAGATTCACCGTTTCTATTATTAACGACCTCGGTGATCCGCGGGCGGTATCCGATCCCCGTTGGGTTGGCTATATAGAAAGACGGCTTGGCGGCTTATTAGGGACCTTTTTAAAGGACGATATTAGCGAGCCCTGGCTTGGCCGGTGCAAAAGCCGGGTCTATGGGCTGAAAAGAGCGCTCCCCAAATTGTATGATCCAACTCTGACTCGCGCAGAGAAAATAGCAAAATTAAAGAAGGGGGCTTACTTTATCCTGCAGATCGGTTTTATCTATGAAAACCGGAACCGGGAAGCCGCCAATGTTGCCGCCTGGCAAAGTTACATCAGTCGGTATCAAGAGTTGTTAGACAGGTTCGATCGGCTTTAGGCAAGCGCTTCTTTAAGCAGTTTATTGGCCAGTGCCGGGTTGGCCCGACCCTTGGAGAGCTTCATCACCTGGCCGACCAGGAAGGTGAGGGCGCTCTCTTTTCCTCCCTTGAAGTCGGCGACAACTTTGGCGTTCCCCGCGATAACATCTTGAATGATCTTGCCCAATTCACCCTGATCGCTGATCTGTCCTCCCGATTCGGCAACGACCTCTTTGACCTGGCGGCCGCTTTCCAAAACTTTGACCAGGACGCTTTTTGCGAGTTTTCCACTCAAGGTCCCTTCTTCAATAAGCTTTAATAGCTCGGCCAATTGCGGGGGGGTGAGGTTGATCTCGGGAATAGCCTTCTTCTTTTCTTTGAGGTATGCGGTAACTTCGCTGGTCAGCCAGTTGGCGACGACCGGTCCTTTGGGGAACAGTTTTACCGTTTCTTCAAAAAAGCCCGCCAGCGCTTTATCGTAAACCAGGATCCCGGCGCTCTCGGCGTTCAAGCCAAAATCATTGATCAGGCGGACCTGGCGCGATCCCGGCAATTCACCCAGGGTTTTTCTTATCTCTTCGATCCATTCGGCTGACGGCTCTATCGGGGGGAGGTCGGGTTCAGGGAAATACCGGTAATCATGGGCTTCTTCTTTGCTCCGCATCCCCGAGGTCGTGTTGGTCTCTTCGGAGTAGAAGCGGGTCTCCTGGCTAACCTTGCCGCCATCATTCAATATCCCGGCCTGGCGGTTCTCTTCGGCGACGATCGCTTTCTCGATCGCCTTGAATGAGTTCATGTTCTTGACCTCCGTCTTGGTCCCGAACTCTTTTTGGCCAGGGGGACGAATGGAGACATTGGCGTCGCAGCGAAGCGACCCTTCTTCCATCTTGGCATCGCAAACTTCGATGTAGCGGAGGAGGGAGG is drawn from Candidatus Margulisiibacteriota bacterium and contains these coding sequences:
- the lpdA gene encoding dihydrolipoyl dehydrogenase, producing MSNNFDLAILGGGPGGYAAAIRAAQLGARVGLIEQEKVGGTCLNRGCIPTKALIACTNFYERMQKAESLGLSAQNISIDFTKVVARKNEVVAKLVKGLAGLIEKNGIELIKGKGTVLGPDKIEVEKSDGSKLSVVSCKLILATGSHPATLPGVAHDGKKFICSDEALDLASPPSRLDIIGGGVIGLHFAMIYSSLGTAVTIYEAQPEILPGVDDEIVAMTRRLLKRKKVEVKTGTFFNPKETGDVSLICVGRTPNLAGLETLKLKLDGKRVWVNEKMETSLPGIYAVGDLVSLKQFAHVGYEQGMIAAENALGGNRTYNYDCVPYGIYTQPEIAGVGLTEKEARATQPHIKTGKFPFGALGIAQAMGEIEGFVKFVADKNGKILGVHIIGPEATALIGMATLAIKNNLSIEQFGATFQAHPSYPEGMQEAAEAALARALHINN
- a CDS encoding TatD family nuclease-associated radical SAM protein, with protein sequence MQSIAYPVGENLYLNITNRCTNECTFCIRNKVRDFNQKYELWLEKEPSVEEIMAAIGDPKRYPQIVFCGYGEPLIRLDVVKEVASAIRSLAPGPPPLIRIDTNGTANLFWGKNILPELKGLVDALSISLNAQNAGLYNKVCLPALGDKSYEAVLDFIKEAKKYIPEVEASVVALPGIDIEACRQIAENLEAKFRVRTYYEEKYVK
- the gatB gene encoding Asp-tRNA(Asn)/Glu-tRNA(Gln) amidotransferase subunit GatB codes for the protein MSYETVIGLETHAQILTASKMFCSCSIKFGNEPNSNICPVCTGQPGSLPVVNKKAIELAIKAALALNCRIEPSSIFARKNYFYPDLPKGYQISQYDRPLATGGYLEIVVDGVKKRIGITRLHLEEDAGKLVHVGADRIMGAEESLVDYNRGGTPLMEIVTEPDLRSAREAAVYAETLASLLRYIEVCDAKMEEGSLRCDANVSIRPPGQKEFGTKTEVKNMNSFKAIEKAIVAEENRQAGILNDGGKVSQETRFYSEETNTTSGMRSKEEAHDYRYFPEPDLPPIEPSAEWIEEIRKTLGELPGSRQVRLINDFGLNAESAGILVYDKALAGFFEETVKLFPKGPVVANWLTSEVTAYLKEKKKAIPEINLTPPQLAELLKLIEEGTLSGKLAKSVLVKVLESGRQVKEVVAESGGQISDQGELGKIIQDVIAGNAKVVADFKGGKESALTFLVGQVMKLSKGRANPALANKLLKEALA